The stretch of DNA GTGAAACGGCCCGCGGGCTGAAGTTGCTTTCGGCCGCAATGACGGCCTTGATCAGGGCTGGGTCCAATCGCTGTGCTCGAGCTTCACGCACGATCAACGAGTCGTAGCCGTGGTTGCGCGGGACGTTCGCCGGCGCTTTACGGCTGTAGCCCGTGGCCTTTGGGCGGATCTTGACAAGCTGGTAGCGCGAATCGCTGGGCGCGTTGGTGAAGTGGACCACCCCGCGATCATCGGTAAACCGGTAGACGGCGGAGTTGGCCGCTGCCCCTTGGGCCGCAATGAGCGCCCCGGTGACGGTGATCAATCGTATTCTGAGCCAAGGGCGCAAGTTTCCGTTCTCCCGGGATCGAGATCCCTACCCTTTCTACATCGGAGCTTTTCCCTACCCGCCTTAGAAGCCAAATTGACGCGGGACGATTCTTGCTGCGGAAATGCAAGCCAAAGCCTGACTCGGAATCTTTAGGCGGGGGCTTTCCGCCTCAAGCGTGGCTAGACTCGAGGTCGCTAGGATTTATGCACGCGCTGATCCAAGAGCGGGTCCACGAACCGACGGCAAGTGAAACCCGCGGAGCCTTTCATGACAAGTTCCGAATCAACGGACCGACGCGACTTCGATTTCTTCGTGATCGGCAGCGGAATCGCAGGGCTCCACTACGCGTTGCGCGTCGCCGACCACGGAACAGTCGGGCTGATCACCAAGAAGGACGCCGCCAGTTCCGCCACCCAGGTCGCCCAGGGCGGAATTGCAGCCGTGGTCGATCCGCTCGATTCATTTGAAGATCACATCCAGGACACGATCAACGCAGGCGGGGGGCTGTGCAACGAAGAGGTCGTGCGATACGTGGTCGAACGCGGACCCGAATCGATCGAGTCCCTGTTGAAATACGGCGTCGATTTCGATCGCGGCGGCGAATCGCAACTCTACTACGACCTCGGTCGTGAAGGCGGACACGGCAAGCGTCGCGTGCTCCACCATCGGGACGCGACCGGTAAAGAGATCGAACGCGCGCTGCTCGCCCGCGCCGTCCAACACCCCAACATCGAACTCTTCGACTACCACCTCGCGGTCGATTTGATTACGGCTCACAAGTCCGGACGCACTGAGCCCAACCGCGCGCTCGGCGCTTATGTACTCGATTCACGCACCGGAGAAGTGCTGCGCTTCGCAGCCCGCATCACCCTGCTCGCCACCGGCGGTGCGGGCAAGGTTTATCTCTATACGAGCAATCCCGACGTCGCGTCGGGAGACGGCATTGCGATGGCGTATCGCGCGGGTGCAACCCTGGCCAACATGGAGTTTGTGCAGTTCCACCCGACCTGCCTGTTCCACGCCGATGCGGGGTCGTTCCTGATCACCGAAGCGGTGCGCGGCGAGGGCGGCATCTTGCGCAATCGTCGCGGCGCACCGTTCATGGAAAACTACTCTCCCATGAAAGATCTGGCGCCTCGGGACATCGTCGCCCGCGCGATCGACACCGAACTCAAGCGCTCGGGCGATCAATATGTTCATCTCGACATCACCCACCAGGACGCCAGCTTCATTCGCACGCGTTTCCCAACCATCTACGATCGCTGCCTGTCGTTTGGCATCGACATCACCAAGACACCCATCCCGGTGGTGCCGGCCATGCACTATTGCTGCGGTGGCGTGCGGACGGGGCTCACGGGAGAAAGTGATCTGCCCAACTTGTTCGCCACCGGAGAGGTTGCCAACACCGGACTCCACGGTGCCAACCGACTCGCATCCAACTCCCTGCTGGAAGCCATGGTTTTTTCCGATGCGGCCGCCACAGAGTCCATCTCGCGTCTGGCCGAGATTGAACCGCCGGGCGATCTCGCGCCCTGGGAATCGGGCAGTGCAACCGAAAGCCACGAGGCTGTCATCATCACCCAGAACTGGGACGAGATCCGACGCTTCATGTGGAACTACGTAAGCATCGTCCGCAGCGACCGCCGCCTCGCCCGGGCACAACACCGCATCGAATTGCTACACGACGAGATCAACGAATACTATTGGGACTTCAAGCTCACGCCTGATTTGATCGAACTGCGCAACATTGCAACCACCGCCAAACTCATCACCCAGGCAGCTCAGTTCCGTAAGGAGAGCCGCGGCCTGCATTACAACCTCGATCATCCTGAACGAGACGACGAACACTTCCAAAGAGACACGTTGCTGCAACGCGGTGATGATCCACGGCTGAGTCCGACTTAGAGGGTGACAGTCTAAACGATCGGCCCGATAGAGTGGCGACGGGATCTGCAGATCAGCCGCTGGTTTGCTATGAGGGCGATCTGGCACAAAGTCACTTGCGTGAACAAATCCGGCGAGGTAGTGGCTACTATTGAAGCGAGCACTCGAAGGCGATTCGGTTTCGAATTGTTGCCCTGTCGAGAAAGAATCACACTTGGCGTCTACAAACGGTACGGACTTGAACACAGTAGAGTTCGATTCAGCAGAGGTCGACGACGCGGCTCCAACCGCTGGGCTCAGCCCGCGGGACCGCATGATCGTTCGTGGCTGCCTGGCCGCCCTGGGTGCGCTATCGGTCGGGACCTGGATTGGTGTTGGCTCGTCGCCCTACCTGGTGAACAACTACCCGCTATTGCTCGTCGGGATCAGTCCAATCAGCCGGCACTTCATTCTGGTCGCACCGCTGGTCGCCACACCGTTGTTGCTGCTCGTGGGGGGATTGCGCAGCCTCGCCTTTACGACGTTCTCCTACTTTCTCGGTAGGTCTCTCGGCGACCCCGGTTTGGTCTGGCTCGAACAGAGATCGAAGAGGGCTGGCCGTTTCATACGTTGGCTCGAGCGATTTTTTTTGCGCTGGTCGTACTTCGCTGTGTTCGTGTTTCCCTTGGGAGCAATGGCGTGCGTAGCCGGAGTCGCTCGCATGCGTCCGCTCGGATTCTTCGCCGTTGCAATACCCGGAATCGCGTTTCGCCTGACTCTGTACGTTTTGCTCGGAGAATCGATGCGCGAGCCGATCCTGAATTTTCTGGCGTTTCTGCGCACACACCAGCTTCCGCTGACCATCGCATGTGCGCTGAGCATGGCGATGTATCAGCTCTACAAGCACAAGTGGCGAGATCGCGAGAGCGTTTAGATCGGCTAGACCTTTTAGGCTACCAATCGGATGAGCGCGATCTCGCGCGGACAGTTGAGCCGCAGGGGAAGGCCCGCCATGCCAAGGCCCCGATTCACGTACATCGTCGAGCGGCCTCGCAGGAACACGCCCCGGGTTTGATCCGAGATCATGCGCGAAGCGTTGTAGTTGGTGGCAAAGGGAAAGGCGATTTGTCCGCCGTGGGTGTGTCCCGAGAGTACCAGCGGAAAACCGAGTTGCTCCGCGTGTCGAAAGAAGCTCGGTCGATGAGCCAGCAGTATACACGGGACATCGCGCGGGATCTCGGCGGCGAGACGTTCGAGCGCGGGACTTTCGGAGTGTTTTTCCATCCAGCCGTCCAGCGGATCTTCGAGCCCGGCGATCACCAGGGATGCACCCTCGATCTCGATGCGATCCCATTCATCGCGCAACAACCGGATCGATGTCCAGTCCGCGAGTCCCGAGGCAACCGCCTCGGTCCCGGTATAGTGATCGTGGTTCCCGAGTACTGCGAATACACCGTGTCGCGCCTCGAGAGCGGCCAACTCACGGCATCCCTCTTTGATGTACTTCGGATCGAAGTCGAAAATGTCACCGGTGATGAGGATCAGATCGGGATCCAGCCGATTGATCCGGGCAACGAAGCTTGCGAGACGGTCCGGTCGCAGCAGCGGGCCGACGTGCAGGTCGGTGATGTGGACGAGCTTGAGTTGCGCGAGTTCAGGGGGGCAATCGGGTAGTGAAAGCGTCAGGGAGTCGACTCGCACCCGATGATTGCCCACGGTGGCACCCCACAGTCCGGAGCCGAGTCCGAGTGTCACTACAGCTCCGCCGAGCCACAAGATTCCCAGGTCGCGAAGAGCCTCTAGATTCAGGAACCAGGCTCCGCCGTACAGCGCAATGAATACAGCCGCAAGCATCATGCCGGTCATCAGCGCGACAACACTCCCGAGAATCCAGACGCGGCTGAATACGAGGCCGATGCCCTGTGCGTGAATGCGGCTGCGGGCCGCTGGGAACAGCACCAGGTTGATGCCGCCCAGGGCGATGACGAACAGGGTTCCGGTTGCGAGGTTGAAGCCTGCTCCGCGTATCGCAAGCGCTGCCCAGTGGATGATCAGACACTCACTCAACGTTACGAGCAGGATCGACAGCAGGAGCATGCGCCGCATTCGTGGGTTCATTTACGTATTGCTTCCTCTCTTAGTGTCTCATTTCGGCGGCGCGTGCTTCCAGGTACCCGCGGATCAGTTCGGCGTCCTTGTCGTCGATCGAATCGCCCATCTTGGGCATCGCGGTTCGAGAATAGTAAAATTAAGCCGCGAATTTGAAGAAATTGCCGATAACGGGTCTTATGTAAAACCTGAAACGAGAGAGCCACTCCTGTCTTCGGGACATGGTTTTGGGTCCGATGGCCGGCCAAAGGAAGAGGATGTCACTTTAGCCAGGGAAGTGAGTGACGAAGACTTCGTCGCAATACGCGTTAGGATCGATTGATGTTGTGGTCGATTGAAAATGGAAACTCGCGAATGGGCCGTGCTTGGTGGGGACTTGTCTGTTCGAGCGCATTGGCCTTTGCGCTTGCGTGCGGAGATGGACCCGCAGCCCCCGAACCCGAAACGTCGCCTCCCGCCCCCGTCAGCCCGCCGGACTCAGGTCCTCCACTGATTCTCTTTATTTCACTCGACACGCTGCGGGCGGACCACCTTGGGTTTTACGGTTACGAGCGGCCGACCTCTCCAGTGCTCGACGCGCTGGCCGAGCAATCGGTTGTGTTCGAAGACGCCAGCGCAACCTCGCCCTGGACGTTGCCGAGTCACGCCTCGATGATGACTGGGCTTTATCCACTTCGACATGGCGTTGTGGCGTCGGATACGCGAATGCCTGGGCGCTTCGACACCTTGAGTGAGCAACTCGGGCGTTCGGGATACGAGACCTTCGCGGTCGTCAATACACCTTGGTTACAGCGGGATCTCTTTGGCTTCATGCGGGGCTTCGAACATACGCTCTTTGTAAAGGGAGGCGGGGATCGAGTTGCGCCCAACAACATGGTGACCGATCAGGTCTTGCACTGGGTCGAGCAAGGGGGCGAAAAGCCAAAGTTTATTTTTGTGCACTATATCGATATCCACAGCGACTACGTTTCTTTGCCCGAGCACGAAGCTCAATTTGTCAGGCCCTATACTGGAGCCATCAAGGGCACCACGAACCAACTGTATCAATTGCGTGTCTCTGATGAGTTCCTGGCGGCCTGTCGCGCATCCTTTGATCCGGTGCGATGTGTCGATCACGCAGGAGAGCCGCTGGGTGACACGATTCGCAAATCGGCTCTCGATCCAGCGGGGCTGCGCCATTTGGTGGATCGCTACGATGCGGGAATTCACCAATTGGATGCTGAACTCGGTCGGTTGTTTTCGGCGCTCGAGCAAGGCGGCTGGATGGATCAAATCTTGTTGGTCGTTACCGCAGATCACGGCGAAGAGCTGATGGATCACGGCAGCGTGTTCCATGCAGGCACCATGTACCAAGAGGTTCTACGGGTGCCACTGATCATTCACGGGCCCGATTTGCCTCGTGGTGTGCGGATCAAGGCCCCGGTCTCACTCACGGATCTGGCACCGACCCTGCTCGCAATGGCTCGAGCCAGGCCCCTTCTCGAGGTCGATGGCCGCGACCTTTCTGCGCTCTTGCGCGGGGAAGATGAGCAAGCCTTTGTCGAGCGAGATCTCTTTGGCGAAGCGCCTGGAGAGGTCAATGAGATGGTGGGCGAGACGAACTACCGATCCCTGCGCCGGGGCCGTTACAAGCTGCACTATGAGGTCTCGCGCGGTAGCTATGAACTGTACGACCTTGATTCGGATCCCCGTGAAGCCAACGACATTGCTGCGCTCGAGCCGGAGTTGTTCGCCGCAATGCGTCTCCGGCTCGATCGCCGCCACAGCATCACACCTACCGAAGCCGCGGATTCAGTGGAGCTGAAGGACGAGGACCGGGAAGCCCTACGCGCCTTGGGTTATCTCGAATAGCCAGCCATTTCTAAATTACAGCGACAGTCTTCAGTATTAGGGCGGCTAGATCACGCCAGCGTCGCGTAGTTCCCTGCGTTGCTCGGCGTCGGAGAATAGTAAAATCAAGCCGCAAATTTGAAAAAATTGCCGATAACGGGGGTAGATTCAACTCAACTGTCCGTGGAAAAAGGGGTAGCCCCCCTACTCCGGTGTCACATAAGCCGCCGTAATTCCCCCATCAACCATAAACGTCGTCCCGTTGACATACGACGAAGCCGGCGACGCCAAATAGAGTGCAGCGCGCGCAATCTCACTAGCTTCAGCCAACCTTCCCATCGGGATGTGCACCATCCGACGGGCTTTCTGCACAGGATCTTTAAGAAACTCCTCCAGCAGAGGTGTGTTGACCGGGCCCGGACACAGGGCGTTGGCGCGAATGCCTTGGCGCGCGTATTCGACGGCGATCTCCCGGGTCATTGCCAACACTCCGCCCTTGCTCGCCGTGTAGGCGATTTGCGAAGTGGCTGCGCCCACCACTGCAACAAAGGAAGCGGTGTTGATGATCGAGCCACCGCCGGCTTCGAGCATGGCGGGGATGCCGTACTTGCAACCCAGGAAGACGCCCTTGAGATTGACGTTGATGACCTGTTCCCAGACGTCTTCGCCGGTATCGGGGGGTGAGCCGTCGGCGTCGGGAAAGATGCCGGCGTTGTTGAACAACACGTGAAGCCCGCCGTGGCTGCGCGCCACGTCGATCGCGGCCTCGACATCTTTGGCCGAAGACACGTCCGCGCGCACGAATACCGCTTCTCCCCCAGCGGCCGATATTTGCGCGACCGTCTCTTCGCCACCATTGGTGTCGATGTCGCAGACCACGACAACGGCCCCCGCCCCGGACATCAAGAGCGAAGCTTCGCGACCGATTCCACTGCCCGCTCCAGTGATCAAGGCCGTGCGCCCGGCAAGCTCTCCCGCACTCTCTCCCAAGCCAGTCCCCTTCTGTCTCACTTCGTAAGTTTGAACTAGATGCGCTCGAAGTACCGCGCGCGCTCGTAGTCGGTGACCGCTTTGTCGAAGATCTGTTGCTCGCTGCGAGCGAAGTGGAGCAAGTGTTCGACCACTTCTTCGCCCAGGGCGGCGCGCATGAGCGGGTTGCTCTCGAAAGCTACGATGGCCTCGTTCAGGGAATTCGGGATCCGGGGCAAGGCTTCGGCCGTGTAGCCATCGCCAACGAACAAGGGGCCTGGATCCGTCTGCTTCTCGATCCCGTCGAGGGCTGCCGCGATCATTCCCGCGTATGCGAGATAGGGGTTGGCGTCGCCGCCGGGGATCCGGCACTCGATGCGCAGTGATGCGCCGTGACCCACTACGCGAAACCCGACGGTTCGATTGTCGTAGCTCCAGGCGATGCGCGTTGGGGCAAATGTGCCCTCCATATAGCGTTTGTATGAATTGACATTCGGGGCAAACAGCAGCGAAAGAGACCTGGTGTGGGCCAACAGTCCGCCGACGGCAAAGCGAAATGTATCCGACGGGTAGGCTCGAGTTCCCGGAATTGGCTCGCCCTGCTCTGCTGCGTCTGCAAAGACCGACTTGCCCTCGGGATCCGTAAAGCTCATGTGGATGTGCAGGCTGTTGCCCGCGTGCGCCGCGTGCCATTTTGCCATGAAGGTGATGGCAGCGTCCCGACTGCTGGCAATTTCCTTGGCCGCCATTTTGTAGATCACGTGGCGATCGGCCATCTCCATCGCCCCCGCGTAGCGCAGGTTGACTTCGTGTTGGCTCGGGCTGGCCTCGCCCTTGCTGAACTCTACGGGGATTCCGCTGGCGTCCGCTCCGTGTCGAATGGCTCCGACAATGTCTTCCGCCATGCCACCGGAAAGCAGGTGGTAGTCCTCGTTGTAGTGTTGCCGCAGTTCGAGATTCGCATAACCCTTTTCCCGGGCGCTGCGATAGGTTTCGCGAAACAAGAAGAATTCGAGTTCGCTGCCCATGTAGGGCACGAAGCCTCGCTCGCTCGCTCGCTCGACTTGCCGGCGTAAAATGTTGCGCGGAGAAACCGCGATGGGTTCGTCCCGCTCTTCCTCGAGCGCATCACAGATCACGATGGCCGTGCGGTCGAGCCAGGCGGCACGGCGCAGGGTGGAATAGTCGGGCACCGCCCTCATATCGCCATAGCCGGTGTCCCAACTCGTAAACGCGTAGCCCGGAGTCGGCTCCATCTCCATGTCGCATGCGAGCAAATAGTTGCAGACGTGCATGCCGTCCGCTGCGATTTCATCGAGGTAGAAACGTCCGACGATGCGCTTCCCCATCAGTCGACCGTAGAGGTCGGGGAATGCCGTAATGACGGTTTCGATTTCGCCGTCGTTGATCAGCCGCGTCAGCGTCTCAAGATCGAGCATCCCTCGAGCGTGCATATCCCCTCCCCTGTCCGATGCCTTTCAGGGTACTTGAACGGGCTGCTAGTCGTCTTCGGCGGGTTCTTCCTCGACGTCGCGGAACAGAGAAAGTTGGGGGATCTGCTGCTCGGGATCGACCGGGATCGGGTACTCGTCGGAGAAGCATGCATCGCAGATCCCGCGCTTGAACTCACTCGCGGCTACGCGTCGCAACCCCTCGAGCGAGAGATAGCCCAGGGTATCTGCGCCGATGATCTCACGGATCTCGTCCACGCTGTGGTCGTGGGCGATCAGTTCTTCCCGCGTCGGCGTATCGATCCCGTAGTGGCAGGGCCCGATGGTCGGGGGCGCCGAAATGCGCACGTGAACCTCTCGCGCTCCGGCATTGCGCAACATGGCCACGATCTTGACCAGGGTCGTCCCGCGTATGATCGAATCGTCGACCAGCACCACTCGCTTGCCTTCCAGAATGCCCCGGATCGCGTTGTGCTTGACCTTCACGCCAAACATGCGGATCGACTGGGCGGGCTCGATGAAGGTTCTTCGCACATAGTGGTTGCGAATCAGCGCCGTCTCGTAGGGGATCTGCGATTCCTCGGCGTAACCGATCGCGGCAGAGGTGCCCGAATCCAGAACGGGCACCACCAGATCCGCCGCCACTCCGAGTTCCCGTGCCAACACCCGACCCAGTTCTTTGCGGTAGGAGTAGACGTTCTTGCGGTTGAGATTCGAATCCGGGCGTGCAAAGTACAGATATTCGAACACGCAAAAATGACTTTTCACGCTCCGGGAAAACGGATGCATGCTGCGGATCCGACCCCGTCGGATCACCACGACTTCGCCGGGTTCGATGTCTCGCTCGAACTCGGCGCCCACCAGATCGAACGCGCAGGTTTCACTCGCCAGCACATAGGAATTCCCGAGGCGCGCCAGGCTGAGCGGGCGAAAACCGCTCGGGTCGCGCGCGGCGATGAGCAATTCGTCGGTGAGGAGCACGATGCTGAACGCCCCCTTTACCCGGGAAAGCGCGTCGATGAAGCGTTCTTCCAGGGACGCCTCTCGAGATCGGGCCAGCAAATGCAGAATGACTTCGCTGTCGGAAGTCGAACTGAAGATGGAGCCACGCCCCTCGAGTTCGGACCGGATCGCGAGGGCGTTCACGATGTTGCCGTTGTGGGCGATCGCCACTGGCCCCGCATCGGTATTGACGCAGATGGGCTGGGCGTTGCGCAGGCTGCTGGATCCGGCCGTCGAGTAGCGCACGTGTCCGATCGCGTGGCGCCCGGGTAGCCGCTTCAGGGTCTTGGAACCGAAGATGTCCGCCACCAGCCCCATCGCCCGGTGCGCGGTGTGTTCCCGGCCGTTGCTTGCGACGATGCCGCAGCTCTCCTGGCCGCGGTGCTGTAGGGCGTAGAGCCCCAGATAGACGATGTTTGCGGCTTCGTCATGCCCCGAAATTGCGAACACACCGCATTCGTCGTGGAAGTGGTCCGCCTCGCGTTCCTTGCGCAGCGCCTCGAGCTCTTCCGCCGTGATGGATTCGAAGGTGGGGTTGTCGGGTTCCAAAACGCCGTTGGGTTTTTTCCCGCTTTGGGTCGCTGGGGGATTCCCTGTCAATCGAACTCTCCAGTCAGACTTGCATTGGTTTTGGCTCTTGATCCTGGCTCTCGGTGTCCGCTCTTTATCATTGCACTTTATTTACTTGGTGCACTTTATTTACTTGGTGCACTTGGTGCTGCTTCGGCCTTGGACTCGATCGCCCCACGGGAAGTGCGTGTTCTGAGGTCACCTTTCGATGTGATTCGGAAAACGGCGGCAGTTTACCCGCCGGTCCACAGCGGGTCAACGCGTTGGCCACGCGAGCCCCGCTGGGCCGAGCTAAGCTCCGCTGCTCACCCTGCAGCCCCGGGCAAGACGGGTCGCGCGACGGCTGAGCGCAGTACCCGCAAGCTGGGGCGCAAGTCCCGGAAAAAAATCACGCAACCCCATGGTCGGTGACCGACCCAAAAGAGAGGAATTCTACGTGGGAGTCGACATCAAGCTGTTGGAAGAATTGTGCGCCAAGACCCTGGACAGCACCCAACTAGACGCACTCGGTGAGCGTCGAGAAGGCAAGGTCCGCGACAGTTATATCGATGGTGATCAGCGCACCATCGTCGTGACGGATCGAATCAGCAGCTTTGACGTCGTCATCGGGACCATTCCACTCAAGGGGCAGGTGCTCAATCGCGGGGCGGCCTTCTGGTTTGACAAGATCGACGGCGTGATCGATCACCACATCATCGATGTTCCCGATCCCAACGTCTCGCGGGTTCGCAACTGTGAGTTGCTCCCCGTCGAATTCGTCTACCGCGGTTACCTCACCGGCTCTACATCGACCTCGATTTGGACCTCCTA from Myxococcales bacterium encodes:
- a CDS encoding glutamine synthetase, whose amino-acid sequence is MHARGMLDLETLTRLINDGEIETVITAFPDLYGRLMGKRIVGRFYLDEIAADGMHVCNYLLACDMEMEPTPGYAFTSWDTGYGDMRAVPDYSTLRRAAWLDRTAIVICDALEEERDEPIAVSPRNILRRQVERASERGFVPYMGSELEFFLFRETYRSAREKGYANLELRQHYNEDYHLLSGGMAEDIVGAIRHGADASGIPVEFSKGEASPSQHEVNLRYAGAMEMADRHVIYKMAAKEIASSRDAAITFMAKWHAAHAGNSLHIHMSFTDPEGKSVFADAAEQGEPIPGTRAYPSDTFRFAVGGLLAHTRSLSLLFAPNVNSYKRYMEGTFAPTRIAWSYDNRTVGFRVVGHGASLRIECRIPGGDANPYLAYAGMIAAALDGIEKQTDPGPLFVGDGYTAEALPRIPNSLNEAIVAFESNPLMRAALGEEVVEHLLHFARSEQQIFDKAVTDYERARYFERI
- a CDS encoding glucose 1-dehydrogenase gives rise to the protein MGESAGELAGRTALITGAGSGIGREASLLMSGAGAVVVVCDIDTNGGEETVAQISAAGGEAVFVRADVSSAKDVEAAIDVARSHGGLHVLFNNAGIFPDADGSPPDTGEDVWEQVINVNLKGVFLGCKYGIPAMLEAGGGSIINTASFVAVVGAATSQIAYTASKGGVLAMTREIAVEYARQGIRANALCPGPVNTPLLEEFLKDPVQKARRMVHIPMGRLAEASEIARAALYLASPASSYVNGTTFMVDGGITAAYVTPE
- the nadB gene encoding L-aspartate oxidase, whose translation is MTSSESTDRRDFDFFVIGSGIAGLHYALRVADHGTVGLITKKDAASSATQVAQGGIAAVVDPLDSFEDHIQDTINAGGGLCNEEVVRYVVERGPESIESLLKYGVDFDRGGESQLYYDLGREGGHGKRRVLHHRDATGKEIERALLARAVQHPNIELFDYHLAVDLITAHKSGRTEPNRALGAYVLDSRTGEVLRFAARITLLATGGAGKVYLYTSNPDVASGDGIAMAYRAGATLANMEFVQFHPTCLFHADAGSFLITEAVRGEGGILRNRRGAPFMENYSPMKDLAPRDIVARAIDTELKRSGDQYVHLDITHQDASFIRTRFPTIYDRCLSFGIDITKTPIPVVPAMHYCCGGVRTGLTGESDLPNLFATGEVANTGLHGANRLASNSLLEAMVFSDAAATESISRLAEIEPPGDLAPWESGSATESHEAVIITQNWDEIRRFMWNYVSIVRSDRRLARAQHRIELLHDEINEYYWDFKLTPDLIELRNIATTAKLITQAAQFRKESRGLHYNLDHPERDDEHFQRDTLLQRGDDPRLSPT
- a CDS encoding metallophosphoesterase — translated: MNPRMRRMLLLSILLVTLSECLIIHWAALAIRGAGFNLATGTLFVIALGGINLVLFPAARSRIHAQGIGLVFSRVWILGSVVALMTGMMLAAVFIALYGGAWFLNLEALRDLGILWLGGAVVTLGLGSGLWGATVGNHRVRVDSLTLSLPDCPPELAQLKLVHITDLHVGPLLRPDRLASFVARINRLDPDLILITGDIFDFDPKYIKEGCRELAALEARHGVFAVLGNHDHYTGTEAVASGLADWTSIRLLRDEWDRIEIEGASLVIAGLEDPLDGWMEKHSESPALERLAAEIPRDVPCILLAHRPSFFRHAEQLGFPLVLSGHTHGGQIAFPFATNYNASRMISDQTRGVFLRGRSTMYVNRGLGMAGLPLRLNCPREIALIRLVA
- a CDS encoding lytic transglycosylase domain-containing protein, with amino-acid sequence MAAQGAAANSAVYRFTDDRGVVHFTNAPSDSRYQLVKIRPKATGYSRKAPANVPRNHGYDSLIVREARAQRLDPALIKAVIAAESNFSPRAVSRAGAQGLMQLMPKTAEQLGVEDPFHVVENVSGGTRYLREMLDRYGDLSRALAAYNAGPKAVDRYRGIPPYPETKAYVKRVLAYYRGYRGDFHR
- a CDS encoding amidophosphoribosyltransferase, with the protein product MRKEREADHFHDECGVFAISGHDEAANIVYLGLYALQHRGQESCGIVASNGREHTAHRAMGLVADIFGSKTLKRLPGRHAIGHVRYSTAGSSSLRNAQPICVNTDAGPVAIAHNGNIVNALAIRSELEGRGSIFSSTSDSEVILHLLARSREASLEERFIDALSRVKGAFSIVLLTDELLIAARDPSGFRPLSLARLGNSYVLASETCAFDLVGAEFERDIEPGEVVVIRRGRIRSMHPFSRSVKSHFCVFEYLYFARPDSNLNRKNVYSYRKELGRVLARELGVAADLVVPVLDSGTSAAIGYAEESQIPYETALIRNHYVRRTFIEPAQSIRMFGVKVKHNAIRGILEGKRVVLVDDSIIRGTTLVKIVAMLRNAGAREVHVRISAPPTIGPCHYGIDTPTREELIAHDHSVDEIREIIGADTLGYLSLEGLRRVAASEFKRGICDACFSDEYPIPVDPEQQIPQLSLFRDVEEEPAEDD
- a CDS encoding sulfatase; its protein translation is MGRAWWGLVCSSALAFALACGDGPAAPEPETSPPAPVSPPDSGPPLILFISLDTLRADHLGFYGYERPTSPVLDALAEQSVVFEDASATSPWTLPSHASMMTGLYPLRHGVVASDTRMPGRFDTLSEQLGRSGYETFAVVNTPWLQRDLFGFMRGFEHTLFVKGGGDRVAPNNMVTDQVLHWVEQGGEKPKFIFVHYIDIHSDYVSLPEHEAQFVRPYTGAIKGTTNQLYQLRVSDEFLAACRASFDPVRCVDHAGEPLGDTIRKSALDPAGLRHLVDRYDAGIHQLDAELGRLFSALEQGGWMDQILLVVTADHGEELMDHGSVFHAGTMYQEVLRVPLIIHGPDLPRGVRIKAPVSLTDLAPTLLAMARARPLLEVDGRDLSALLRGEDEQAFVERDLFGEAPGEVNEMVGETNYRSLRRGRYKLHYEVSRGSYELYDLDSDPREANDIAALEPELFAAMRLRLDRRHSITPTEAADSVELKDEDREALRALGYLE